One Spea bombifrons isolate aSpeBom1 chromosome 1, aSpeBom1.2.pri, whole genome shotgun sequence DNA window includes the following coding sequences:
- the LOC128476315 gene encoding endonuclease domain-containing 1 protein-like, translating into MRNFARLFLTLTILSYGGFGEVLQEFSDVAACQNFFYQGQEPLGLSSANTANICQRLQGVYYYATLYHRLARVPIYSAYILEKSTTSRPDISSSNWYLEPMLASIPQANMLQPSHSTMQPALEAVTESQAVNDDYRNSGLTRGHLNPSQHHSSESQISTFTFTNMAPQESNFNSGTWNQYETFLRDQILPACSQTHVLSGVIISGLTPGQGRWLRDRVNVPTFFWSAFCCVRGDGTRRAEGRLGRNSSPYDVVKMSVPQLEAVLSGEYGGEVLLFQGGCQ; encoded by the exons ATGAGGAACTTTGCGAGGCTCTTCCTTACTCTGACCATCCTCTCCTACGGGGGGTTTGGTGAGGTTCTGCAGGAGTTTTCGGATGTAGCAGCCTGCCAGAACTTCTTCTATCAGGGCCAGGAGCCGCTAGGTCTGTCCTCTGCTAACACAGCCAACATCTGCCAGCGCTTGCAGGGTGTATATTACTatgccaccctgtaccatcgCCTGGCTCGAGTGCCCATCTACTCTGCCTACATCCTGGAGAAGTCCACCACCTCCCGGCCAGACATATCTTCCAGCAACTGGTACCTGGAGCCCATG TTGGCCTCCATCCCTCAAGCCAACATGCTCCAGCCTTCGCACAGCACAATGCAGCCAGCCCTGGAGGCCGTGACAGAAAGTCAGGCGGTGAACGACGATTACAGGAACTCCGGCCTCACCAGAGGACATCTGAATCCCAGCCAGCACCACAGCAGCGAGTCCCAGATCTCCACCTTCACGTTCACCAACATGGCACCCCAGGAGTCCAACTTCAACAGTGGAACCTGGAATCAGTATGAAACCTTCCTGCGTGACCAGATCCTGCCCGCCTGCTCCCAAACACATGTCCTCAGCGGGGTTATCATCTCCGGCCTTACCCCAGGGCAGGGCAGGTGGCTGCGCGATCGAGTCAACGTGCCCACCTTCTTCTGGAGCGCGTTTTGTTGTGTTCGGGGAGATGGAACCCGGCGCGCAGAAGGTCGGCTGGGGCGCAATTCAAGTCCCTACGACGTGGTGAAAATGTCTGTTCCACAACTGGAGGCCGTCCTCAGCGGAGAGTACGGGGGGGAAGTCCTGCTGTTTCAGGGAGGCTGCCAGTGA